The following coding sequences lie in one Syngnathus scovelli strain Florida chromosome 1, RoL_Ssco_1.2, whole genome shotgun sequence genomic window:
- the acin1b gene encoding apoptotic chromatin condensation inducer 1b isoform X2, producing the protein MLSEANKNGVVSEPSEAAVSEVEPRSSGEARQPAPNAEPVDGEGRLEESTTPKAFAARKISLTSNKTPPVDTDGGAGDADAGAAGRKRRWGSSTAVTAKKPSISITTDSLKSLIPDIKIAQEAVVDLHPEELQLSGDDDDNNNNRDNGQGDADDGLQIRRTVTQVVPSDQENGRGDKEENAETAEPEIPPAATLVEQSEQAPPEKTAEKLDGELKKACPDDALVRRSISRQRSGVSVTIDDPIRSARRPSPPRGKLSNIIHVTNLVRPFTLGQLKELLKQTGNVVEEGFWIDKIKSHCFVTYTSAEEAAATRESLHGVKWPQSNPKVLSVDFCEQDELDFHKGLLKPKPAEPQVPQPVPPPSRPPPLMPERDRERDRQREHEHERGAPGVRDLWAERQRQMERRERARGEREWDRDKIREFARPGADKMERRSRSRDRERRRRERPKSKEKKTDKKEKADEPPAKLLDDLFLKTKAAPCIYWLPLTEQQAAQRLVERSERQKERERRLKELQDEQEKVREERKKERLKARENESRGSDGNAAASGRGAEAERDKERGRNKDGERRREGERRSGRPPLGRRSRSCSDTRDRRH; encoded by the exons ATGCTTTCCGAGGCAAACAAAAACGG agtGGTGTCAGAGCCCAGCGAGGCGGCCGTGTCGGAGGTGGAGCCCCGCTCGAGCGGCGAGGCGAGGCAGCCGGCGCCAAACGCCGAGCCAGTCGATGGCGAGGGCCGCCTGGAGGAG AGCACCActccaaaggcttttgccgctcGCAAGATCTCCCTGACCA GCAACAAGACGCCACCCGTCGACACCGACGGAGGAGCGGGAGATGCCGACGCTGGAGCGGCCGGGAGGAAGCGGCGTTGGGGCTCCAGCACGGCCGTCACTGCCAAGAAGCCGTCCATCAGCATCACTACTGACTCGCTCAAG TCTTTAATTCCAGATATCAAAATAGCCCAAGAAGCGGTGGTGGACCTTCACCCCGAGGAGCTGCAGCTGTCCGGGGATgacgacgacaacaacaacaacagggaCAATGGCCAGGGAGACGCCGATGACGGTCTTCAGATCCGACGCACCGTCACacag GTGGTCCCCTCCGACCAGGAGAACGGGCGAGGCGACAAAGAGGAGAACGCCGAGACGGCGGAGCCAGAAATCCCGCCGGCGGCGACCCTCGTAGAGCAGTCCGAGCAAGCTCCTCCCGAGAAGACGGCAGAGAAGCTTGACGGAGAGCTGAAGAAAG CTTGCCCCGACGACGCTTTGGTACGTCGCTCCATCAGTCGGCAGCGCTCCGGCGTGTCCGTCACCATCGACGACCCCATCCGATCCGCGCGGCGGCCGTCGCCGCCCCGCGGCAAACTTTCAAATATCATCCACGTGACCAACCTG GTGCGGCCGTTCACCTTGGGCCAGCTCAAAGAGCTGCTGAAACAGACGGGCAACGTGGTAGAGGAGGGCTTCTGGATCGACAAGATCAAGTCGCACTGCTTCGTCACG TACACCAGCGCAGAGGAAGCGGCGGCCACGAGAGAATCTCTTCACGGGGTCAAATGGCCTCAGAGCAACCCCAAAGTGCTCAGCGTGGACTTCTGTGAGCAGGATGAG CTTGACTTTCACAAAGGTTTGTTGAAGCCGAAGCCCGCCGAGCCGCAAGTCCCCCAGCCGGTCCCGCCGCCCAGCCGCCCTCCGCCGCTCATGCCCGAGCGCGACCGAGAGCGCGACAGGCAGCGCGAGCATGAGCacgagcgcggcgcgccgggcgTTCGTGACTTGTGGGCCGAGCGGCAGCGGCAAATGGAGCGCCGCGAGCGGGCCCGCGGCGAGCGCGAGTGGGACCGCGACAAGATCCGCGAGTTCGCCAGGCCGGGAGCCGACAAGATGGAGCGGCGCTCCAGGTCCCGGGACCGGGAGCGGCGGAGACGGGAAAGGCCAAAGAGCAAGGAGAAGAAGACAGACAAGAAAG AGAAGGCAGACGAGCCTCCCGCAAAGCTTCTCGACGACTTGTTCCTCAAGACCAAAGCGGCTCCTTGTATATACTGGCTCCCCCTCACCGAACAACAG GCGGCGCAGAGGCTGGTAGAGCGCAGCGAGCGGCAAAAGGAGCGAGAGCGGCGGCTCAAGGAGCTGCAAGACGAGCAGGAAAAAGTTCGTGAGGAACGCAAGAAGGAGAGGCTGAAGGCCCGGGAAAACGAAAGCCGAGGCAGCGACGGcaacgccgccgcgtccggcagGGGAGCTGAGGCCGAGCGGGACAAGGAGAGAGGCCGGAACAAAGATGGCGAacggaggcgggaaggcgagaggCGGAGTGGCAGGCCGCCGCTTGGCCGCCGCTCTCGTAGCTGTAGCGACACCCGAGACAGGCGCCACTGA
- the acin1b gene encoding apoptotic chromatin condensation inducer 1b isoform X3: protein MSTTPKAFAARKISLTSNKTPPVDTDGGAGDADAGAAGRKRRWGSSTAVTAKKPSISITTDSLKSLIPDIKIAQEAVVDLHPEELQLSGDDDDNNNNRDNGQGDADDGLQIRRTVTQVVPSDQENGRGDKEENAETAEPEIPPAATLVEQSEQAPPEKTAEKLDGELKKACPDDALVRRSISRQRSGVSVTIDDPIRSARRPSPPRGKLSNIIHVTNLVRPFTLGQLKELLKQTGNVVEEGFWIDKIKSHCFVTYTSAEEAAATRESLHGVKWPQSNPKVLSVDFCEQDELDFHKGLLKPKPAEPQVPQPVPPPSRPPPLMPERDRERDRQREHEHERGAPGVRDLWAERQRQMERRERARGEREWDRDKIREFARPGADKMERRSRSRDRERRRRERPKSKEKKTDKKEKADEPPAKLLDDLFLKTKAAPCIYWLPLTEQQAAQRLVERSERQKERERRLKELQDEQEKVREERKKERLKARENESRGSDGNAAASGRGAEAERDKERGRNKDGERRREGERRSGRPPLGRRSRSCSDTRDRRH, encoded by the exons ATG AGCACCActccaaaggcttttgccgctcGCAAGATCTCCCTGACCA GCAACAAGACGCCACCCGTCGACACCGACGGAGGAGCGGGAGATGCCGACGCTGGAGCGGCCGGGAGGAAGCGGCGTTGGGGCTCCAGCACGGCCGTCACTGCCAAGAAGCCGTCCATCAGCATCACTACTGACTCGCTCAAG TCTTTAATTCCAGATATCAAAATAGCCCAAGAAGCGGTGGTGGACCTTCACCCCGAGGAGCTGCAGCTGTCCGGGGATgacgacgacaacaacaacaacagggaCAATGGCCAGGGAGACGCCGATGACGGTCTTCAGATCCGACGCACCGTCACacag GTGGTCCCCTCCGACCAGGAGAACGGGCGAGGCGACAAAGAGGAGAACGCCGAGACGGCGGAGCCAGAAATCCCGCCGGCGGCGACCCTCGTAGAGCAGTCCGAGCAAGCTCCTCCCGAGAAGACGGCAGAGAAGCTTGACGGAGAGCTGAAGAAAG CTTGCCCCGACGACGCTTTGGTACGTCGCTCCATCAGTCGGCAGCGCTCCGGCGTGTCCGTCACCATCGACGACCCCATCCGATCCGCGCGGCGGCCGTCGCCGCCCCGCGGCAAACTTTCAAATATCATCCACGTGACCAACCTG GTGCGGCCGTTCACCTTGGGCCAGCTCAAAGAGCTGCTGAAACAGACGGGCAACGTGGTAGAGGAGGGCTTCTGGATCGACAAGATCAAGTCGCACTGCTTCGTCACG TACACCAGCGCAGAGGAAGCGGCGGCCACGAGAGAATCTCTTCACGGGGTCAAATGGCCTCAGAGCAACCCCAAAGTGCTCAGCGTGGACTTCTGTGAGCAGGATGAG CTTGACTTTCACAAAGGTTTGTTGAAGCCGAAGCCCGCCGAGCCGCAAGTCCCCCAGCCGGTCCCGCCGCCCAGCCGCCCTCCGCCGCTCATGCCCGAGCGCGACCGAGAGCGCGACAGGCAGCGCGAGCATGAGCacgagcgcggcgcgccgggcgTTCGTGACTTGTGGGCCGAGCGGCAGCGGCAAATGGAGCGCCGCGAGCGGGCCCGCGGCGAGCGCGAGTGGGACCGCGACAAGATCCGCGAGTTCGCCAGGCCGGGAGCCGACAAGATGGAGCGGCGCTCCAGGTCCCGGGACCGGGAGCGGCGGAGACGGGAAAGGCCAAAGAGCAAGGAGAAGAAGACAGACAAGAAAG AGAAGGCAGACGAGCCTCCCGCAAAGCTTCTCGACGACTTGTTCCTCAAGACCAAAGCGGCTCCTTGTATATACTGGCTCCCCCTCACCGAACAACAG GCGGCGCAGAGGCTGGTAGAGCGCAGCGAGCGGCAAAAGGAGCGAGAGCGGCGGCTCAAGGAGCTGCAAGACGAGCAGGAAAAAGTTCGTGAGGAACGCAAGAAGGAGAGGCTGAAGGCCCGGGAAAACGAAAGCCGAGGCAGCGACGGcaacgccgccgcgtccggcagGGGAGCTGAGGCCGAGCGGGACAAGGAGAGAGGCCGGAACAAAGATGGCGAacggaggcgggaaggcgagaggCGGAGTGGCAGGCCGCCGCTTGGCCGCCGCTCTCGTAGCTGTAGCGACACCCGAGACAGGCGCCACTGA
- the acin1b gene encoding apoptotic chromatin condensation inducer 1b isoform X1 — translation MADEDITLDGQPLQSLRVADLKAALEQRNLSKSGAKNKLIQRLKGALMLENLRGRRPNSQMGEEMSQNSFIQQYLAKQQELLSHRQERGAHLEGEADESPAMPEEDEEQSDNDSSSCVSDKKPPLASRSVEGELSHKPDGSTGRQEAPAARMQRATFPQGRKEPPAPSPPRAVASLSVRVLGQPDRQGLPPALSRAQEKEGVAPSETASAHSVLHLSRSAGVSAGARVREDSDEDDDNDDSGDDEDWGPGLGAARKGDRAPPQPPQMPASSVRSKRKLQPPQHIPPPQPQQNLMQLRHPTPPPSPPPDLFPLPDTPKQSPPDTDDKEGECSGARRGVPPRDAQRRDSDSRSRSSSPEPPAKRGPGPLSLLVHKMETEEAQTSAAAGQSPEESKTKEKETSDRKEDAKAPDEEKLDAKKKAAAGDSRGAGGRDSGSSSDSDSRSDSSSKSSSSSSIRIQSCRVRQPKRAELRQDADKETKGTATQKGHLLKRVVSEPSEAAVSEVEPRSSGEARQPAPNAEPVDGEGRLEESTTPKAFAARKISLTSNKTPPVDTDGGAGDADAGAAGRKRRWGSSTAVTAKKPSISITTDSLKSLIPDIKIAQEAVVDLHPEELQLSGDDDDNNNNRDNGQGDADDGLQIRRTVTQVVPSDQENGRGDKEENAETAEPEIPPAATLVEQSEQAPPEKTAEKLDGELKKACPDDALVRRSISRQRSGVSVTIDDPIRSARRPSPPRGKLSNIIHVTNLVRPFTLGQLKELLKQTGNVVEEGFWIDKIKSHCFVTYTSAEEAAATRESLHGVKWPQSNPKVLSVDFCEQDELDFHKGLLKPKPAEPQVPQPVPPPSRPPPLMPERDRERDRQREHEHERGAPGVRDLWAERQRQMERRERARGEREWDRDKIREFARPGADKMERRSRSRDRERRRRERPKSKEKKTDKKEKADEPPAKLLDDLFLKTKAAPCIYWLPLTEQQAAQRLVERSERQKERERRLKELQDEQEKVREERKKERLKARENESRGSDGNAAASGRGAEAERDKERGRNKDGERRREGERRSGRPPLGRRSRSCSDTRDRRH, via the exons ATGGCGGACGAGGACATTACGCTTGACGGACAGCCTTTACAATCCCTCCGAGTGGCGGATTTGAAAGCCGCGTTGGAGCAGAGAAACCTGTCCAAGAGCGGGGCGAAGAACAAACTCATTCAGCGACTGAAAGGG GCGCTGATGCTGGAAAACCTGCGCGGACGCCGGCCCAACTCTCAG ATGGGGGAGGAGATGAGCCAGAATAGCTTCATCCAACAGTATCTGGCCAAGCAGCAGGAACTCCTCAGTCATAGACAGGAGAGAGGAGCCCATCTTGAGGGGGAGGCCGACG AGAGCCCAGCAATGCCAGAAGAGGATGAAGAGCAGTCGGACAACGACAGCTCGTCCTGCGTCTCTGACAAG AAGCCCCCTTTGGCATCTCGGAGTGTCGAAGGGGAATTGTCACATAAGCCGGACGGTAGCACCGGTCGCCAGGAGGCTCCCGCGGCCAGGATGCAGAGGGCCACCTTCCCGCAAGGACGCAAGGAGCCACCGGCCCCTTCTCCCCCTCGCGCCGTGGCCTCGCTGTCGGTGCGCGTCCTAGGCCAGCCGGACCGCCAGGGACTGCCCCCGGCCCTGTCCAGAGCCCAAGAGAAAGAGGGCGTCGCGCCGAGCGAAACCGCGTCGGCCCACTCGGTCCTCCACCTCAGCCGATCGGCCGGCGTCTCGGCCGGAGCTCGGGTCCGGGAGGACagtgacgaagacgacgacaatGACGACAGCGGGGATGACGAGGATTGGGGGCCGGGGCTCGGTGCGGCACGGAAAGGCGACCGGGCCCCCCCGCAGCCTCCGCAGATGCCCGCCAGTTCTGTGAGGTCCAAACGTAAGCTTCAACCTCCGCAGCACATCCCGCCACCGCAGCCGCAGCAGAATCTGATGCAACTGCGCCACCCGACGCCCCCGCCCTCGCCGCCCCCTGACCTCTTCCCCCTCCCGGACACTCCCAAGCAGagcccgccggacaccgacgacaAGGAGGGAGAATGCTCCGGAGCGCGCCGCGGTGTCCCACCTCGTGACGCGCAGAGGCGAGACTCTGATTCCAGATCCCGCTCCAGTAGTCCAGAGCCCCCCGCCAAGCGCGGACCGGGTCCGCTCTCTCTGCTGGTGCACAAGATGGAGACGGAGGAGGCGCAGAccagcgccgccgccggccaGTCTCCAGAGGAGAGTAAAACGAAAGAAAAGGAGACCAGCGACCGAAAGGAAGACGCAAAAGCGCCAGATGAGGAGAAGCTCGACGCCAAAAAGAAGGCGGCAGCTGGCGATAGCCGCGGGGCCGGGGGGCGGGACTCGGGTTCCTCGTCAGATTCGGACTCGCGGTCCGACTCCTCCTCTaaatcatcatcctcatcctccATCAGGATTCAGTCGTGCCGCGTGAGGCAGCCGAAG AGAGCCGAGCTCCGCCAAGATGCAGATAAGGAGACAAAAGGGACGGCGACGCAGAAAGGACACCTCCTGAAAAG agtGGTGTCAGAGCCCAGCGAGGCGGCCGTGTCGGAGGTGGAGCCCCGCTCGAGCGGCGAGGCGAGGCAGCCGGCGCCAAACGCCGAGCCAGTCGATGGCGAGGGCCGCCTGGAGGAG AGCACCActccaaaggcttttgccgctcGCAAGATCTCCCTGACCA GCAACAAGACGCCACCCGTCGACACCGACGGAGGAGCGGGAGATGCCGACGCTGGAGCGGCCGGGAGGAAGCGGCGTTGGGGCTCCAGCACGGCCGTCACTGCCAAGAAGCCGTCCATCAGCATCACTACTGACTCGCTCAAG TCTTTAATTCCAGATATCAAAATAGCCCAAGAAGCGGTGGTGGACCTTCACCCCGAGGAGCTGCAGCTGTCCGGGGATgacgacgacaacaacaacaacagggaCAATGGCCAGGGAGACGCCGATGACGGTCTTCAGATCCGACGCACCGTCACacag GTGGTCCCCTCCGACCAGGAGAACGGGCGAGGCGACAAAGAGGAGAACGCCGAGACGGCGGAGCCAGAAATCCCGCCGGCGGCGACCCTCGTAGAGCAGTCCGAGCAAGCTCCTCCCGAGAAGACGGCAGAGAAGCTTGACGGAGAGCTGAAGAAAG CTTGCCCCGACGACGCTTTGGTACGTCGCTCCATCAGTCGGCAGCGCTCCGGCGTGTCCGTCACCATCGACGACCCCATCCGATCCGCGCGGCGGCCGTCGCCGCCCCGCGGCAAACTTTCAAATATCATCCACGTGACCAACCTG GTGCGGCCGTTCACCTTGGGCCAGCTCAAAGAGCTGCTGAAACAGACGGGCAACGTGGTAGAGGAGGGCTTCTGGATCGACAAGATCAAGTCGCACTGCTTCGTCACG TACACCAGCGCAGAGGAAGCGGCGGCCACGAGAGAATCTCTTCACGGGGTCAAATGGCCTCAGAGCAACCCCAAAGTGCTCAGCGTGGACTTCTGTGAGCAGGATGAG CTTGACTTTCACAAAGGTTTGTTGAAGCCGAAGCCCGCCGAGCCGCAAGTCCCCCAGCCGGTCCCGCCGCCCAGCCGCCCTCCGCCGCTCATGCCCGAGCGCGACCGAGAGCGCGACAGGCAGCGCGAGCATGAGCacgagcgcggcgcgccgggcgTTCGTGACTTGTGGGCCGAGCGGCAGCGGCAAATGGAGCGCCGCGAGCGGGCCCGCGGCGAGCGCGAGTGGGACCGCGACAAGATCCGCGAGTTCGCCAGGCCGGGAGCCGACAAGATGGAGCGGCGCTCCAGGTCCCGGGACCGGGAGCGGCGGAGACGGGAAAGGCCAAAGAGCAAGGAGAAGAAGACAGACAAGAAAG AGAAGGCAGACGAGCCTCCCGCAAAGCTTCTCGACGACTTGTTCCTCAAGACCAAAGCGGCTCCTTGTATATACTGGCTCCCCCTCACCGAACAACAG GCGGCGCAGAGGCTGGTAGAGCGCAGCGAGCGGCAAAAGGAGCGAGAGCGGCGGCTCAAGGAGCTGCAAGACGAGCAGGAAAAAGTTCGTGAGGAACGCAAGAAGGAGAGGCTGAAGGCCCGGGAAAACGAAAGCCGAGGCAGCGACGGcaacgccgccgcgtccggcagGGGAGCTGAGGCCGAGCGGGACAAGGAGAGAGGCCGGAACAAAGATGGCGAacggaggcgggaaggcgagaggCGGAGTGGCAGGCCGCCGCTTGGCCGCCGCTCTCGTAGCTGTAGCGACACCCGAGACAGGCGCCACTGA